A genomic stretch from Tenrec ecaudatus isolate mTenEca1 chromosome 17, mTenEca1.hap1, whole genome shotgun sequence includes:
- the FNDC4 gene encoding fibronectin type III domain-containing protein 4 produces MPQCPPADSMGTMASLMPLSPYLSPTVLLLVSCDLGFVRADRPPSPVNVTVTHLRANSATVSWDVPEGNIVIGYSISQQRQNGPGQRVIREVNTTTRACALWGLAEDSDYTVQVRSIGLRGESPPGPRVHFRTLKGSDRLPSNSSSPGDITVEGLDGERPLQTGEVVIIVVVLLMWAAVIGLFCRQYDIIKDNDSNNNPKEKGKGTEQSPQGRPVGTRQKKSPSINTIDV; encoded by the exons ATGCCCCAGTGTCCCCCAGCGGACTCGATGGGGACCATGGCTTCACTGATGCCCCTCTCCCCATACCTGAGCCCCACGGTCCTCCTGCTGGTCAGTTGTGACCTGGGCTTTGTGCGAGCAG ACCGGCCTCCCTCTCCCGTGAACGTGACGGTCACTCATCTCAGAGCCAACTCGGCCACTGTGTCCTGGGACGTCCCAGAAGGCAACATCGTCATTGGCTACTCCATTTCCCAGCAA CGGCAGAATGGCCCTGGGCAGCGAGTGATTCGGGAAGTCAACACCACCACTCGGGCCTGCGCCCTGTGGGGCCTGGCGGAAGACAGCGACTACACTGTGCAGGTCAGGAGCATCGGCCTCCGGGGAGAGAGCCCCCCAGGGCCCCGGGTGCACTTCCGAACTCTCAAGGGCTCTGACCGGCTCCCCTCAAACAGCTCAAGCCCGG GTGATATCACAGTGGAGGGTCTGGATGGTGAGCGACCGCTGCAGACGGGGGAGGTGGTCATCATTGTGGTGGTTCTGCTCATGTGGGCTG CTGTAATTGGGCTCTTCTGCCGTCAATATGACATCATCAAGGACAACGACTCCAACAACAACCCCaaagagaaggggaaggggacagAGCAGAGTCCTCAGGGAAGACCAGTGGGGACAAGACAG AAAAAGTCACCGTCCATCAACACCATTGATGTATGA
- the GCKR gene encoding LOW QUALITY PROTEIN: glucokinase regulatory protein (The sequence of the model RefSeq protein was modified relative to this genomic sequence to represent the inferred CDS: inserted 6 bases in 6 codons; deleted 2 bases in 2 codons; substituted 2 bases at 2 genomic stop codons) has protein sequence MTLGAGTTLGRPGQLVSFNQLMKGQGQKPXYTCFIAGGHRSVVASGREGTKESTLHGIEELKELCVAAAKKRVIAIGISVDSVSAPFVAGQMEDCMXNPTVFLPVLVGFNPVNMARNDPIVDWSSSQKKGGSATRILLETLFLAAHKSMERDIAASQRXGLELMPTDEXAHQVTYNQSPKVAXLMKPASTMHLEGEAWRRKAGCIAIMDGVECIHTVGADFQGSCGSLIGDHNDMFNQKARPTNQRAQFSFSQEDILTFVLPXLMEVDSVLFIFTLDGNKLTEVQTLVEQVKEKIPNTQALQPSTVGQSLERRLWDGSYRKAFLGMPILFLSLKKLFPAITSITWLLVFESEGNFIQGFQRELSTKWVPNTVSTGSQELLGKILENHLLDLCIRNSRLFWRALAMLQRFSGQPKGSITTALTRAIYFPQLLSGDIXVVPTSCHSQIAPEKEKVIPVALLSLLFPCATPGAQAHLAATPSVCEAVGSTLPGXGQKGKTGPLETLEPAASGHVEGPTPAQSSSALGPGKPTAQLMGEGRPGSSVNSCLEKRGGCMSPGIFWF, from the exons ATGACTCTGGGCGCGGGCACCACCCTGGGCCGACCTGG CCAACTGGTCTCCTTCAACCAGTTGATGAAAGGTCAAGGACAGAAAC TTTACACTTGCTTCATTGCAGGGGGCCACAG GTCTGTGGTGGCCTCT GGGAGGGAAGGAACAAAAGAGAGCACCTTACATGGGATTGAGGAGTTGAAGGAGCTTTGT GTGGCTGCTGCGAAGAAGCGTGTGATTGCCATTGGCATTTCGGTAGACTCTGTGAGT GCTCCCTTTGTGGCTGGTCAAATGGAAGACTGCA ATAACCCGACTGTTTTCTTGCCAGTCCTGGTTGGTTTTAACCCAGTGAACATGGCCAG AAATGATCCCATTGTAGACTGGAG CTCCTCTCAGAAGAAAGGTGGAAGTGCCACTAGGATCCTCCTGGAAACCCTGTTCCTGGCAGCTCACAAGTCTATGGAGCGGGACATTGCAGCCTCTCAGAGGTAGG GGCTGGAGTTG ATGCCTACAGATGAGTGAGCTCATCAAGTGACCTACAACCAAAGTCCcaaggttg gcctgatgaagCCAGCCAGCACCATGCATTTAGAGGGGGAAG CCTGGAGAAGAAAGGCTGGGTGTATTGCCATCATGGATGGTGTAGAGTGCATCCACACCGTTGGTG CAGACTTCCAAGGCAGCTGTGGCTCTCTCATCGGTGATCACAATGACATGTTTAACCAGAAGGCTAGACCCACCAACCAG CGGGCCCAGTTCTCCTTCTCCCAGGAGGACATCCTGACTTTCGTCCTGC TCCTCATGGAAGTTGATAGCGTGCTGTTCATTTTCACCCTGGATGGGA ACAAGCTCACGGAGGTGCAGACACTGGTGGAGCAGGTGAAAGAGAAGATCCCCAACACTCAAGCCCTGCAACCCAGTACTGTGGGGCAGTCCTTGGAGAGGAGGCTCTGGGATGGCAGTTACCGTAAGGCCTTCCTAGGGATGCCCATCCTGTTTCTCTCTCTGAAGAAGCTCTTTCCTGCCATCACCAGCATCACATGGCTACTGGTCTTTGAATCTGAAGGGAACTTCATCCAGGGATT TCAGCGTGAGCTAAGCACCAAGTGGGTGCCCAATACAGTGAGTACAGGGAGCCAGGAGCTCCTGGGGAAGATTCTAGAAAACCACCTGCTGGACCTGTGCATTCGCAACTCTAGGCTCTTCTGGCGGGCCCTGGCCATGTTGCAG AGGTTTTCTGGACAGCCCAAAGGCTCCAT aaccactgctctgaccCGAGCAATCTACTTCCCTCAGCTACTGTCGGGTGATA TGGTGGTCCCCACCTCCTGCCATAGCCAGATCGCACCTGAGAAAGAAAAG GTGATCCCTGTAGCCTTGCTGAGCCTCCTCTTCCCATGTGCCACTCCAGGGGCCCAGGCACAC TTGGCTGCCACTCCCTCTGTCTGTGAGGCTGTCGGGAGCACCCTCCCTG CTGGTCAGAAAGGTAAAACAGGCCCCCTGGAGACCCTGGAGCCTGCAGCTTCTGGGCATGTGGAGGGGCCtactccagcccagtccagctcagccCTGGGGCCTGGGAAGCCAACAGCACAACTGATGGGAGAGGGGCGGCCAGGCTCCAGCGTCAACAGCTGCCTAGAGAAAAGAGGGGGCTGCATGTCTCCTGGGATATTTTGGTTttag